In Fusarium oxysporum f. sp. lycopersici 4287 chromosome 4, whole genome shotgun sequence, a genomic segment contains:
- a CDS encoding phosphatidylinositol glycan, class Q: MVEHDGLMRVFWPTDIRKSDRPGVVVGWRNSILDVFVVTILEDVDARNTEFHLKAGTLFRSELHPTSQITDMCGHSSMHVLGLSNAIDAAAADPSWFCATTNSDPREPKITCAKAISVQLILYDRPQPQGMQYVSLNPIALALGHDGSLLGDTTVSEGEQETRERQKKEEKRKLAEKLKQHTIFKRVPSARDRALPKIINQINWSWELEKTLHKNVGRLGSRPRRSLSVSERVVETASTMRNYVILQLWTWFTLYLFPTIRKTFVLVLMGHRVVAEMLLLLLEFRAKPGYAALKDISATAQQVEIRLQQFCYWPMQYMTLRQRKNNWASVTTSHPDYIRFYNSLWLVANDVIIGIALGSYIIENADWVAEQIGDLLQTYTVDALQSSISWLMGWPAGLKLNGELAAFLGDLFLWVIDYWSSCIETLTPALPQMVWFIGFSSFAGASMPIAMFSDMLSTLTIHIYSFYLASGRIYHWQLTILQSLFHLFRGKKHNVLRNRIDSCDYDLDQLLVGTILFTLLFFLLPTVAVFYLNFAIARMAIISLKAGFDTLLSCLNHFPLFALMLRIKDPRRLPGGIRFELRDSHDYRHDKANNADGLPPTSVIYLKSIPLTFRIMFNQYFQMANRIRKHYLSPKVFFCLLTGKFVPPINRKNLYSLQYSMLPARRATIWEMWRALNTETKPAKRMPLPYIPPLSNAGRRTSANNGRAR, from the exons ATGGTAGAGCATGATGGGCTGATGAGAGTGTTCTGGCCGACGGACATTCGCAAGTCCGATCGCCCTGGTGTCGTGGTGGGATGGCGCAATTCCATATTGGACGTGTTTGTTGTAACCATACTCGAAGATGTCGAT GCACGAAATACCGAATTCCATCTCAAAGCCGGTACTTTGTTCCGCAGCGAACTTCACCCGACTAGCCAGATCACCGATATGTGTGGCCATAGCTCAATGCATGTCCTTGGCCTCTCGAATGCCATCGATGCAGCCGCCGCAGACCCTTCTTGGTTCTGTGCTACGACGAACTCAGATCCAAGGGAACCAAAAATTACATGCGCGAAGGCCATCAGCGTACAACTCATTCTATATGACCGACCTCAGCCCCAGGGAATGCAATACGTTTCGCTGAATCCGATTGCACTAGCGCTTGGTCATGATGGTTCCTTGTTAGGCGACACAACAGTGTCGGAAGGGGAGCAAGAGACTCGAGAGCgccaaaagaaagaagagaagcgcaaattggctgagaagctcaagcagcaCACCATTTTCAAACGAGTTCCCTCTGCGCGCGATAGGGCCCTGCCCAAAATCATCAATCAGATAAACTGGTCTTGGGAGCTGGAGAAGACGTTGCATAAAAATGTGGGACGGCTGGGGTCAAGACCACGCCGAAGCCTTAGTGTGTCTGAAAGGGTTGTTGAGACAGCATCGACAATGCGAAATTATGTCATCCTTCAGTTGTGGACATGGTTTACGCTCTACCTTTTCCCTACTATACGCAAGACCtttgtccttgttctcatGGGCCACCGCGTTGTAGCAGagatgctgctcttgctgcttGAATTTCGAGCCAAGCCTGGTTATGCGGCTCTGAAAGATATATCGGCTACAGCACAACAAGTTGAGATACGACTACAACAGTTTTGCTATTGGCCGATGCAGTATATGACATTGCGGCAACGGAAAAACAACTGGGCCAGTGTTACAACTAGCCATCCAGATTATATCCGTTTCTACAACAGCTTATGGCTTGTTGCCAACGATGTCATCATCGGAATCGCTCTAGGTTCATACATTATTGAGAATGCAGACTGGGTTGCTGAGCAAATCGGGGACTTACTCCAGACCTACACGGTAGACGCACTTCAAAGCAGCATATCATGGCTCATGGGCTGGCCGGCTGGTCTCAAGCTCAATGGTGAACTGGCAGCTTTCTTAGGGGATTTGTTCCTTTGGGTCATTGATTACTGGTCTA GTTGTATCGAGACTCTAACACCAGCATTACCCCAGATGGTGTGGTTCATAGGGTTCTCCTCCTTTGCTGGAGCTAGCATGCCAATTGCCATGTTCTCCGATATGCTATCCACACTGACCATTCACATCTACTCGTTCTACCTTGCATCCGGACGGATATACCATTGGCAGCTCACCATTCTCCAGTCCCTCTTTCATCTTTTCCGTGGCAAGAAACACAACGTTCTTCGCAACCGTATCGATTCTTGCGACTACGATTTAGATCAACTCCTTGTTGGCACCATCCTCTTTACGCtactcttcttcctcttgccCACAGTCGCCGTCTTCTATCTCAACTTTGCCATCGCAAGGATGGCTATTATCTCTTTAAAGGCTGGCTTTGATACCCTTCTTTCATGTCTAAACCACTTTCCTTTGTTTGCACTTATGTTGAGAATAAAAGATCCAAGGAGACTTCCAGGTGGTATACGATTCGAGCTCCGAGATAGTCACGACTATAGGCACGACAAAGCAAATAATGCTGACGGATTGCCGCCTACATCGGTCATCTACCTCAAG TCGATTCCTCTGACGTTCCGGATCATGTTCAACCAATACTTCCAGATGGCAAATCGCATCCGGAAGCACTACCTGTCACCAAaagtcttcttctgcttgcTGACGGGCAAGTTCGTGCCGCCAATAAACCGCAAGAACTTATATAGTCTACAATACAGCATGTTGCCGGCTCGTCGGGCAACCATCTGGGAGATGTGGAGAGCGTTGAATACAGAGACCAAACCAGCAAAGCGGATGCCGCTGCCTTATATCCCACCATTGTCCAATGCAGGCAGAAGAACCTCAGCGAATAATGGACGGGCTAGATGA
- a CDS encoding phosphatidylinositol glycan, class Q, producing the protein MHPFSILTLGIFVAGYITARWDLVTRLYELAIFAWENGVVVSRCPSFLRNLLQD; encoded by the coding sequence ATGCACCCCTTTTCTATTCTGACGCTCGGCATCTTCGTCGCTGGTTACATTACTGCCCGTTGGGATCTCGTCACTCGTCTCTATGAACTTGCCATCTTCGCTTGGGAAAACGGTGTTGTCGTGAGTCGATGCCCCTCCTTCTTGCGCAACCTTCTACAGGACTAA
- a CDS encoding aldose 1-epimerase, translating into MADAPISFLPLGAIIQSLVVNGVNIVQGFPTQEDYEKHNSPYFGVTVGRVANRIKGARIDSLNGKEVTLAANDGQNHLHGGKIGWSSRVWDGPKPVGTRQVPGVEGLEGGESVAFTLTSEDGDEGYPGTVEVTVTYTTGTQNVDGKEVIILAMEYEAKLVGGADETVINMTNHSYFNPSGKETIAGTDITLPTANYLAVGSDLIPTGKIEPFPGVTANKTFTLGPQEPNIDHCFVLNTDPSSVPLDTRNQPLNLNVKAHHSGSGVNLEVYSTEPTFQIYTGAGINVPAVNGLPARGARAGFCCEPARYVNAANVPEWKNQVLLKKGDTYGARTVYKAWAD; encoded by the coding sequence atggctgaCGCTCCTATTTCTTTCCTGCCCCTTGGCGCCATTATCCAGTCCCTTGTCGTCAACGGCGTCAACATCGTCCAGGGCTTCCCCACGCAAGAGGACTATGAGAAGCACAACTCCCCTTATTTCGGCGTGACTGTTGGTCGTGTCGCCAACCGCATTAAGGGTGCTCGCATTGACAGCCTCAATGGTAAGGAAGTTACTCTCGCCGCCAACGATGGACAGAACCATCTTCATGGCGGTAAGATTGGCTGGAGCAGCCGCGTCTGGGACGGCCCCAAACCTGTTGGAACTCGCCAAGTTCCAGGCGTAGAGGGACTTGAGGGTGGTGAGAGTGTTGCCTTTACACTTACCAGTGAGGATGGTGACGAGGGATACCCTGGCACCGTCGAAGTCACTGTTACTTACACAACTGGCACACAAAACGTCGATGGCAAGGAAGTCATCATTCTCGCCATGGAATACGAGGCAAAGCTCGTTGGTGGCGCTGATGAGACCGTCATCAACATGACCAACCACTCCTACTTCAACCCCAGCGGAAAGGAGACTATTGCCGGTACAGATATCACCCTGCCTACAGCCAACTACCTGGCTGTTGGTAGCGATCTCATCCCCACAGGCAAGATTGAGCCTTTCCCCGGTGTCACCGCCAACAAGACCTTCACACTGGGCCCCCAGGAGCCCAATATCGACCATTGCTTCGTCCTAAACACAGACCCTTCCTCTGTGCCCCTGGACACCCGCAACCAGCCCCTCAACCTCAATGTCAAGGCCCACCACTCCGGCTCCGGCGTGAACCTCGAGGTTTATAGCACTGAGCCTACCTTCCAGATCTACACCGGCGCCGGCATTAATGTGCCTGCCGTCAACGGTCTGCCTGCTCGTGGTGCTCGTGCCGGTTTCTGCTGTGAGCCTGCTCGCTATGTTAACGCTGCCAATGTACCTGAGTGGAAGAACCAGGTCCTGCTCAAGAAGGGTGACACATACGGTGCCAGAACCGTATACAAGGCGTGGGCCGATTGA